The genomic DNA CTCCCAAAGCCTTTTCCCTAAAAACTCTTTTCTCGAATACCCCAGCATGTCTATCAGGAAAGGATTGACTTCTGTTATCCGTCCAGTATTTGCATGGAGAATTAAAATCCCATCCTGCGCTGTTTCAAAAAGACGGCGAAAACGTAATTCAGAATTCCGCATAGTTTCATAAAAATGCATGCGTTCCGTAATGTTTTCCCCATAAATCCGCATAACCTGCTGAGAGTTCACAAAATATATGTTTTGTTTATAAAACAGATCCTTTATTTTTATATATCTGTAAATACTCTCATCCTTATTCTTTTTGAACCCTTTACGCTGTTTTAAACCCTTAAACCACGGATGATTAGCACCTTTTTCTTCTATATCCGGAAACAATTGTTTTATTGCAGGGTTAAGGTATAATACTTGATTGCACTTATAATTAATCTCAATGATAGGATTGGGATTCAACTCCGGGAACGTGGACATATGAACAAGATTTGATACTACTCTACTTTTTAGTTTTCTTGCCATGTTTAACTTTCTTCTTTTTCATTATTTTCAATTTTTTCCGGAAGTCCGTAGGCGTACTCCCATTCATTTTTTTAAACATGCGCATAAACGATTCCGGATTTTGAAACCCGAGTTTATCCGATATCTGATTTATGTTATAACATGTTTTCTTCAATAATTTTTGGGCAATATTAAACTTAACTTTTGTTTTATATTCATTAAAATTCATACCCTTAATTTTCCCAAATGCACGGCTAATATATTTAGGGCTAAGGAATACTGCCTCCGAGACATCCTGAAGCGATATTTTTTTAAACGCATTTCTTTGTATATATTGACAGACACGCTCCATTTTACCGGCTGTATCCATACTGTCAATATCCGGAAGGCTAAGCGTTTTTTCCAATGCAGCGGCAATGATTTTTTGTACTTTTTCAGGATCTACCGGCTTTT from Elusimicrobiota bacterium includes the following:
- a CDS encoding response regulator, encoding MPNTILLVDDDVEFREEFKYFLEGYNVIEASSGKEAISILKKPNEIDLVILDVMMPGLNGIEVLKEIKQLEPGVGVIIITGYSSKDKAVEALRGKADDYLEKPVDPEKVQKIIAAALEKTLSLPDIDSMDTAGKMERVCQYIQRNAFKKISLQDVSEAVFLSPKYISRAFGKIKGMNFNEYKTKVKFNIAQKLLKKTCYNINQISDKLGFQNPESFMRMFKKMNGSTPTDFRKKLKIMKKKKVKHGKKTKK